The Candidatus Eisenbacteria bacterium genomic sequence GCCCCGACCCACAGGAGCCCACGGTCCGAGACGCGGACGTGATCGAGACGCAGACGTGTGTCCGGCGCGAGATCGACGAGTGATCGCAGGGACTCGACGTACGCTCGAGGTCCGCGCAGGGTCTGCCAGCCGAGTCGCCGGCGATCGTTCACGACGAGGTCGGGCGCGAAGAGCGCGGCGAGGTCCTTCCAGTCGCGTCGTGCGAAGCCCTCCGTGAACGAGCGCATGACGGCCGAGATGCGACCGTGGATCGCGGCCTCGCCCGCCGCATGGCGCCGGTCGAGCTCGCCGTACGCGGCATCGAGATCTCCGGCGTCGAACACGACCATCGCCGAGCAGTCGCCGCAGTCGTCCACCCCGACGATCTGCAACCACTCGGACTTCGCCGGGCCGACGGAACGGCCCGCAGACTCGAAACGTGCCCGGGCCAGCGCGAGACGGTCGTCGCGCGTGGCGATCGGCTCCAGCGTGAAGCGCGACGACTCCACGTCGAACATCGAGCGCAGGCCCCGCAGGTGCTGCTCGCGGTCGACGTCGAGCTGCACGATCGTGCGCCGGTCCACCAGACGGAAGTCGGGCGCATGGATCGACGCGACGGCCCAGTCCCGTGCCTCCCAGGCGCGCTGGAAGCGAACCATGCAGCGGGTCGCAGCGTTCTCGATGCATGGCGCCGGCGACCCGACGAGCGCGTCGAAGCGCACCAGCGCCTCCGCATCGCGGTCGGGGTCGAACCACTCGACGCGTGCCAGGAGACCGTCGGCGTCGAACGTCCGCAGCATGAGAAGCCGTCGTTCGAACGTTCCACCTCCTGCGCGATCCCTGCCCGTGGTCGTCCAGCGCAGGAGACAGGCGTCGGGCTCGAGCGCCACCACCTCGTCGATGCGGATGGCGAGGTCCTCGGCGAGCTCGTGCTGGGTCTCGTGTACCCGCGCGAGCGCTTCGGCGCCCCGCAGGGGCTCCATCCCCAGCGGCCGGTGGTCGGCGAACTCGACGTCCGGCGCGAGGAACTGGAGGAGCAGCCCCGGGACCGCCTGCAGCATGGCGGCGACGGTGCGCGCCGTCGCCGCCGCGCGCGTTTTCTCGGGGCCGTCGGGCAGGAGATCGGCATGGCGCTGGTAGAACCGGGCGACGGCGTCGGCGAGATGATTCGTAGCGAAGTTCTGCTCGAGGCGCGTCAGGCGTCCTGCGGCATCGGTCTCGATGATCACGTATTCCTCGCGATCGACCGCGCCGAACAGAAGATCGTTGTCGCCGGCGAGCGCCGCGAACGACATCCAGCCGTGCACGAGGGCCAGCCGGTCGCCGAGGGTTGCGACGGTATCCCCCCGCAGCCACGCCCCAGAGGCCTCGAACAGGGCACGCCAGGCGACGACCATTCCGCCCGCGTCGAGAATCGTGCCCGTCGCGTGGTCCACGGCCTCGTCGAGATCCCCGAAGAACGGCTCGAGCGCCGCCGTGTCTCGCGCTGCGAAGAGGGCAGCGAGACGCGCCTGAACCTGGCTCGCCAGGTTCGGCCGCACGCGGTGCACGAAACGGCCGGGGGATCCGATGCCCGAGGCGTCGACGAAGCGCGCCAGCGCCTCGTCGGCGCGCGAGACGTCGGTCTGTTCGGAGCGCGTGAGCCGCCCGTCGGCACCGAAGCTGAGCGCCAAGCAGAGGCTCCGCGCGAACGTCCCCCCGCTCGCACGGTCGGTTCCCGTCATGGTCCAGGACACGAGGAGCGCGTCGGGACGAAGACCCAGGACGTCGTCGACGCGGGCGGTCAAGTCCTCGGCGAGCGCGAACAGGACGCCGATCGCGCGCCGCACCGCGTCCGCGCCGCGCTGCGTTTCGAACCCGACGTTGCGGAGATCGACGAGCTCGACGTCGGGTGCGAAGACCGCCGCCCAGCGATCGAGGTCCGGCGGCCCGAGCATCGCCGCGACCGTGCGGGCGATCGACGTGGCGAGGGTCTTCTCGGGGCCATCGGGGAGGAGCGCGGCGTGGCGCTCGTACAGTCGTGCGATCGCGTCGCCGAGCTTGTCGGCCGCGAAGACTTCGCTCCGCACCGCCCGCCCGCTGCCGTTGGTCTGGGTCAGAACGGCGAACTCCGTCTCCAGGGCACCGAACGGCAGGCCGTCCAGTACGATTCCCGGTACGGATATGGTCCCGCGATACAGCCCGAGGGAGTCGCCCAACGCCGCGAGCGGCTCGTTCCTGAAGACGAAGCTGTCGCTCGCCTGGATGAGCCTGGCGAAGGTCTCGATAATTCCGTCGCGTCCGGTCTCCAAGCCCGCCGGGTGGTCCACGTACTCGAAGTCTTCATCGAAGAGGCTCGAGAGCGCGTCCGAGTCGCGAGCGGCCATGACGGCTTCGAGCCGAGCCGCGTAGGTGATCGCGTCGTTCGTTCGCACGCGCCGCCGGATGGGTCGCGCCGGTGCGGGCGACTCCGCGGAGGGCGGCGCCGGAGCGGCATTCCCCGTGCGGCGCCGCGCCTGCTCGGCGAGCAGGGTCGCACCCTTCGACTCCCAGAGCTCGATCGCGCGCCGCTCCTCGACGTCGGCCTCGGGGTCGCGGCCCGAGGCGCGCAGAGCGGTCGCGAGAGCCATGCGGGCGTTCGCGTGATGGAGGAGCGCGTCCGTCCCGGCAGCCAACTCGACCGCGGCACGGGCCAGGTCGATCGCGGCGACGCGTTCTCCGCGTCGCGCGAGGGCTTCGGCGCGCACGCCGCGCCAGGCGATGGCCGCTTGCAGGTCGTCGCCGGCGAGGGCTTCGCCCTCTTCGGAGATCCGTTCGGCCTCGGCGGCCCGGTCCTGCGCGAGAAGCGCGCGGCCGAGATAGGCCGCCGCCTGCGCCGCATCGATCGCGAGCCCGTTCTCGCGCAAGCCCTCGTACGCGCCGCGCAGGCGGCGCTCGGCGGCGGGCGCGTCGCCCTCGAGCAGGTCGATCAGGCCGGCGAACACGTCGGCTTCGAGCAGGCGGTTGGAGATGCCGAGGTCCTCCAGCATCCGCCGCGACGATCCGATCATACGCCGGGCCGCATCGATGCGGCCGCGGAGTGCTTCCAGCACCGCCTGACAGCGCAGCGCGACCGCCTCGACCGCCGGAGCGCCTTGCGTGATGCGCAGCACCCGTACGACGTCGAGGCAGCGTCCGCTCGCGCGCGTGACCGGGCTCGGCCCCCAGAGCGCGGCGACCGGCGCGCCGGCGAGCACCGTGTTCGCGCGCCGGCGATCGTGCGCCCGCCGCGCCGCCGCGAGCGCGCGATCGAGCGCCGCTTCGCACGCGCCGATCTTTCCCAGCCGCTGCAGCGCGAGGGCGTGCACGGAATGTGCCTTCGCCTCGCCCGCGGTATCGCCCGCCGCCGAGAGCGCCTCGGCCGCCACGGCGACCTTTTCTGCGGTGGCATGCAGCGACGTGGGATCGGTCAGGACGGCGAGCTGGCCGGCGAAGCACACGTGCCAGGCGCGGAGCCGCTCCGAGCCGGACGTGAAGCGGCCGAGCTCGGCCAGCGCGCTCTCGGCGGGATCGACGTCGCCCGCCGCGAGCAACGCCTCGCACCAGTCGAGGGCGAGCTCGGCACGAGCGGGGTCCGCGCCGTCCAGGCGATCCAGCGCGCGCGCGAGGAGGGTCGCCGCGACGCGCACGTCGTCGCGTGCGAGCGCGCGCCGGCCGGCGGCCGCGAGGTGCCGGGCGGCCCGCTCGCCGAGGGCACGCCCGCGCTCGTCGAGCGGGCCCAGCTCGCGCAGGTTCTGGTGCGCCTGCTCCAGGTGCCACCCGATCGTCTCGTCGTGCTGGGCCTCGCCGGCGCGTACGAGGATCCACTCCGCCACGCGGGCGTGCAGCTCCGCCCGCGTGCCCTTCAGCACGCGGCGGTAGGCGGCGTCGCGGACGAGCGCGTGGTGGAACCGCAGCGCGGGCTCACCGAGGAACCAGCTCGTGTCGGGCTCGACCAGCTCGCTGCGCCGCAGCGCTTCGAGCCGGGCGTCGAGGTCGCCCTGCGCCTCGGCCGGCAGGAGGTGTGCGACCGCGGTCCGCGAGAACTGTCGCCCGACGACCGCGGCGCGCTCGATCACGACGCGCTCGTCGGGCCGCAGGCGCTCGATGCGGGCGGCGAGCAGGGCGTGGATCGTGGGGGGCATCTCGAGGCTCGCGAGCTCCGCGTCCACCGTCCAGCGATCGCCCTCGCGCCGCAGCGTGCCGTCGTCGACGAGCATGCGGACGAGCTCGCCGACGAAGAGCGGGTTCCCCTCGCTGGCGGCGAGCACGCGGCCCGCCACGGCGGCGGGCAGCGCGTCCGCACCGATCACGTTGGCGGCGAGCCGCGTCGCTGCGCCGGCGTCGAGACCCGTGAGCGTCACGACCGCCGAGACGGTGCCGCCGGGAACGGCGAGCTGCGCGCGCACGTCGCGCAGCTCGGGCCGCGCGGCGCCGAGGACGAGCAGCGGGACGCCGCCGCTCCACTGCACCAGGTGCTCGACCAGGTCGAGCAGCATGGGCTCGGCCCAGTGGAGGTCGTCGATCATGAGCACGACGGGACGCGTCGTCGCGAGCGCCGTGAGGAAGCGCCGCACGACGAAGAACGTCTCCTCCGGCGCCGCGGGCGTGTCGGACAGAAGGGCCGCGATGCCGCCCGCTATCCGCGCCCGCTCGGCGTCGTCGCCCGCGACGGCACGCTCGGCCGCCGCGCGGACGTCGTCGGTACCCGCACCATCCGCGACGCGCAGATACGCCCGCAGCGCGCGCGCGAGCGGCGCGAACGTGGCGCCGCCCGCCGCATCGCACGACGCGGACAGGACGGTCGCGGCGTCGCCGAGCCGCCGCGCGAACTCACCCACGAGGCGCGACTTGCCGAGCCCCGGGGAGCCGAGGACCACGGCGAGCCGCCCCGCCGGCGTCGTCACCGCGGAATCGTATGCCGCTTCGAGCCGTCGCAGCTCGTCGTCGCGCCCGACGAACGGGATCGCCGCCACGCCGGCCGGGCGCTCGAGCGATACGACACGGTACGCCGGGACCCGCTCCGCGCGGCCCTTCAGCGCGAACGTCCCGAGCGGTGCGAGCGTCACCAGCTCGCCGACGAGGCGGCGTGTCGACTCGCCGATGAGGACGTCGCCGTCGCCGCCCTCCTGCTGCAGGCGGGCCGCGACGTTGATCGGATCTCCGACGATCTCGGCCTGGTCGGGGCTCACGACGACCTCGCCGGTGTTGATCGCGACCCGCAGGCCGCCGAGCAGGCCCGCCTGCTCCCCGGCGAGGTCGTGGAACGCCTGCTGCATGGCGACCGCGGCGCGGACGGCCCGGATGGCGTCGTCCTCGGCCACGCGCGGCACGCCGAAAGCCGCGAGCACGCCGTCGCCGAGGAGCTGCACGACCCGGCCGCCGTGCGCCTCGATGGGCGCGCGCAGCGTCCGGTAGTAGCGCTCCATGACACCGCGGGTGGATTCCGCGTCGAGCCGCTCGTGGAGCGCGGTCGAGCCGATCAGGTCGGCGAACACGATCGTGACGACCTTGCGGGCGCCGGTCTCGTCCGCCGGCCGGGCCGCGACGAGACGCGCCCCGCAGGCGTCGCAGAACTGGGCCCCCGCCTCGGCCTCGGCGCCGCATGCCGGGCAGCGGAGCGCGAGCGAGCTGCCGCAGCCGCTGCAGAATCGCGCCCCGGACCGGCTCGCCTTCCCGCAGCTCGGGCACTCCATGGCTGGCCCCGGTTGATAGCCGGGTGGGCCGCCGGGCGTCTACTCTTCCCCGAAGAAGCGACGCCGCGCCCGCTCGTCGCACGGGCTGTCCGGGCCGCTGCTGGGCACGTCGACCACGCGTGTCGGGTCTTCGACGAACAGCGGGAACACGCGCGCCCGGCGCTCGTCGGCTTCCGGGCTCATCTCCATGAAGAGGTCGGCGTACCAGCCGTCGGCGCGATGGACGATGGCGTAGGCGCGATCGTGCTCGGCCGCGTAGGCGTGGCCCGCGGCCTCCCAGTCGTCGCCGGCGGCGAGCGCGTCGCGCAGCACGCGCGCGCCGCGCAGCGCCATCGACATGCCCTGGCCCCACGTCGGATCGCTCGTCGCAGCCGCGTCACCGAGCAGCGCGACGCCGTCGCGATACGGGTGCTCGACCCACGAATCGGCGCCGTCGAACGTCGCCAGCGGACCCGCCATGCGCGCGGTCGCGAAGGCGCCGTGCGGGATGCCGATCGCCTCCGCTTCGGCCTTGAACCGCCCGAACCCCGCCTCGCCTTGCAGGCGCGCCGCGCCGCTCGACGCGTTCCACCCGACGTAGCAACGTGCGCGGCCATCACGCTGCGGGAAGACGTACCCCATGCGGCCGTGCGGCGGGTCGGCGAACTGGTAGAAGTGGCCGGGTTCGAGCCCGAGGGTCTCGACGTACACGCCGGCGAACAGGAGTCGCTCCGGATCGCGGCGGGTCTCGAAACCGGCGAGCCCGCGCGCGGCCGAGCCGCGCCCGTCGGCCGCGACGACGATGCGCGCAGCGACGTCGTCGCGACGTCCGTCCTGCTCGACCGAGACGACGGGCGGTCGTCCGGGGCGAAGGCCGACGACGCGGGCGCCGCGCCGCACCTCGGCGCCCGCGCGCACGGCAGCGTCGACGCAGATGCGCTGCAGGTCGGGGTGATAGAAGGAGAACCAGTTCATCCCCTGCAGCGTCGTGGCTGCGAACGGGCGCTCGGAGACCTGCGTGCCGGCGACGAAGAAGCGCAGGGTACGCAGCTCCTCGGCGATCGCGGGTTGCACGTCGCGAAGGAGCCCCAACGCCGCGAGCTCCGCGGCGCCCCAGGGGGCCAGCGCTTCGCCTCGCACGCGATCGCGGAACTCCCGCTCGCGCTCGACGACCAGGACGCGGGCCCCGCGCTCGGCCATCGCCTTCGCGAGCGCGCTGGCGGCGATGCCGCCGCCGATCGTGACGATGTCCCAGCGATCCACGACGGCGCATCCTCCCACTCGAGGAACGGCCGGTCCAGTATCCGCCGCGCTACTTCGCGGCCGGCGTCTCCACCACGATCACCTTGTAGTCCGTGAACGACGGCGTCTCGTCCTTGAGGAAGCTGCCGCGGAACCGCTCTTCCGCGCCCGCGGCGAGCGGCTTCACCTTGCCGGCCTTCAGCAGGTCCTGCGGGTTCGCCTCGGGGACGGTCAGAACCTCGGCGCTCTCGTTGTAGGTGTCGGTCGACGCGACGACCTTGCCCTTGTCGTCGACGGCGTCGATGCGGAGCTTCACCCACCGCAGGGCGTGGTCGGTCGTGTTCCGGAGGCGGCCGACGACGTTGTACCACGTGGAGCCGTACCCCGACTCCCAGCGGCCTTTGTGCTCGAGGATCTCCGCGTCGGCCGCGCTCGCCGTCGCGCCGGCGCTCCACACGAGCGCGGCGACGGCGAGCGTGAGCCACCAGGCGCGCATCAGTCGGTCATGCGCGTGAGCGTGCGGAGCGAGAAGTACGCCGGATCCCACTTCTTCTCGATGAACGATTCCTGATAGCGGCCGCCGAGCGCGGCACGGTTCGTCTTGTCGTTCACGCCGACGACCAGGTTCGGGAACACGGCGTGGTAGGTCTCGTCGTTCTTCACGAAGTGGTAGCCGCACATCGCGGTGTAGAAGTACTCGCCGGCGCGGTTGTGCACGAGCTTCCAGTAGATGCGGTACATCTCCTTGTCGAAGTACATGATGACCTTGCCGAAGTTGTAGTAGGGGTCGCTCGACTGTCCTTCGACGATCCACACCGGACGCGGCACGAAGACGAGATTCTCCTGGATCCACCAGGGGGCGCCCTTGCTGCCGGGCTTCTCGTAGCCGGCCGACATGTACGGCGTGTCGACCGCGAACCGCGTCGGGCTCGGGCCAGGCTTCATCTTGAAAGGATACGGCTGGAGCACCGGGGCGAGCACCGTGCTCTCGCCGACGAGCTTCCACTGGTAGTACTCGATCTTGCCCGCGTAGCAGTTGAGATCGTCGGCGAAGATGTCGAGGCCCGCGACCGGATCCGAGCGCGAGGCCGCGTTCACGCGACGCGCGCGGCGGGTCGACGGCACGTACGCCCAGATGGCGTCCTGGCTGTCCCAGTCCCAGTAGCGCTTGGTGAGCGTGGAGACGCCCTCGACGTCCTGTGGCTCGAGCGCGCCACCGACGCCCTGGACCGCGAGGTTCTCCGGGTTGTCCTGGATCTGCCCTTCGAGGCGACCCTGGTAGATCATGCCGTGCAAGAAGGCCTTCACGCGACGGAACTGTCCGTTGCCGTCGACGCCATTCAGCGTGAACGTGGCGCCGCCGCCGCCGCCGGCGTTGCCCGCGAAGGCGAAGTTGTGCGCGATCTTGCAGGCGGCGTTGGGATCGCTCTTGTCGATGGTCGGGAACGGCAGCCCGATCAGGAAGTCCGGGATCTTGCCGGTCGACTTGTCGACGAGGCCGCACTGCTTCGGCTCGACGTCGTACTTGCCAGCGTTCGATGCCGTCGCGTCCCAGAACTTGCCCGAATAGTTCTCGCGGAACTTCTTGGGATCGACGGGAACGACCTTGAACCAGTACTGCCCGTCCTTCAGGCGCTTCACGACGGGCTCGGGCAAGAGCTTCTCGCCCTCCTGCCAGTTGTTGGCGTCGAGCACCCACGGCTGGTCGTCGGCGGCACGTGCGGGCGCGACGAGCCACAGCGCGCCCAGCGCGAGGCCGAGCCACGCGAAACGAATCGTTCTTCTCATTGGGACCCCCTCCGAGCTTCGCATGGTTCGCCCGTTTCGAATACGGTTGTCAAGGCGTTGCGGTCGTCGAAGCGACTCTCCGGACCTTTTCGACCTCCCAGCGGAGCAGAGAGCCGACGAGCAGCACCGGCGTCTGGCCGGCGTGTCGCACGTACAGTCCGGTGCCCGCGGGGTTCGGCGCGCCGAGCTCGAGGTCGAGGACCGTGCGTGTGCCCGAGAGCACGCGAAGCCGCGGCGCGTCAGCCCCGAGACCGTAGGCCGACGGGTCGCTCGGCGCCTCGTCGACGATGCCGACGGGTCGCAGCGTGGCCAGGGCTGCCAGCAGATCCTCCACCTGGGGGACACTCCACTCGCTCCCGCGGCGTACGGCGGTGAGATCCGATCCGATGTCGACCCGCGAGATCGAATCGATCGGAGTCGAGAGAAGCGTCGCTGCGAGCGCCTCCTCGGGTGGCGCAGCGGGCGGGCGCGTGAGCGCGAGGTACGTCGCCAGGACCGCGAACGTGATCGCGAGGCCGATGGTCCCTCGACCCGTCACGCGAATCGCCGGCGCCGCACCGTTGCAGCGGCGACGCCCGCGCAGACGAGCGCCGGGACGATCGCCGCGAGCCACAGGACGAGCCGTGCTTCGCGCGCCGTGAGAGCGAGCGACGAGAACGTCGACGTCGAGCGGACGGGCGGGCGCGCGGCCGTGTAGGCGTCGGCCCGGGTCGCGAGCTCGGCCGCGACCAGGAGGAAGTCGCGGTTGCCGAGCACGCCGAGGTGCAGGTTGGTCCCGAAATCCGCGTCGCCGACCACGACGACGCGCCCTTCGCGCCCCTGGCCGGCGTCGACGCGCGCGAGCGCGGCGACGGGGAGCGGACCGCGGCGGTCGACGTCGGGCCGGAAGTGCGTCTCGCCGTTGCCGAGCGATCGCCGATCGACGTCGGCCCAGGTCGACTCCGCCGTGACACCGAGGTACTCCGCGCGCACGCCCTCGCCCTCGACCAGCCGCAGCGACTGCGCGATCGGCAGGATGGCGTTCACCTCGGGCGCCTGCGGCACGAGGCTCTGGTTCAGGAACGCGATGCGCGCGGCGAGCCCGTCGGTGCCGAGCAGCCGTCCCTGCTCGTCGACGACCACGTCGTTGCCGAGCTCCACGCCGAAGCCGCGCAAGAGCCGGGCGA encodes the following:
- a CDS encoding DUF1329 domain-containing protein — encoded protein: MRRTIRFAWLGLALGALWLVAPARAADDQPWVLDANNWQEGEKLLPEPVVKRLKDGQYWFKVVPVDPKKFRENYSGKFWDATASNAGKYDVEPKQCGLVDKSTGKIPDFLIGLPFPTIDKSDPNAACKIAHNFAFAGNAGGGGGATFTLNGVDGNGQFRRVKAFLHGMIYQGRLEGQIQDNPENLAVQGVGGALEPQDVEGVSTLTKRYWDWDSQDAIWAYVPSTRRARRVNAASRSDPVAGLDIFADDLNCYAGKIEYYQWKLVGESTVLAPVLQPYPFKMKPGPSPTRFAVDTPYMSAGYEKPGSKGAPWWIQENLVFVPRPVWIVEGQSSDPYYNFGKVIMYFDKEMYRIYWKLVHNRAGEYFYTAMCGYHFVKNDETYHAVFPNLVVGVNDKTNRAALGGRYQESFIEKKWDPAYFSLRTLTRMTD
- a CDS encoding DUF4340 domain-containing protein: MTGRGTIGLAITFAVLATYLALTRPPAAPPEEALAATLLSTPIDSISRVDIGSDLTAVRRGSEWSVPQVEDLLAALATLRPVGIVDEAPSDPSAYGLGADAPRLRVLSGTRTVLDLELGAPNPAGTGLYVRHAGQTPVLLVGSLLRWEVEKVRRVASTTATP
- a CDS encoding NAD(P)/FAD-dependent oxidoreductase, encoding MDRWDIVTIGGGIAASALAKAMAERGARVLVVEREREFRDRVRGEALAPWGAAELAALGLLRDVQPAIAEELRTLRFFVAGTQVSERPFAATTLQGMNWFSFYHPDLQRICVDAAVRAGAEVRRGARVVGLRPGRPPVVSVEQDGRRDDVAARIVVAADGRGSAARGLAGFETRRDPERLLFAGVYVETLGLEPGHFYQFADPPHGRMGYVFPQRDGRARCYVGWNASSGAARLQGEAGFGRFKAEAEAIGIPHGAFATARMAGPLATFDGADSWVEHPYRDGVALLGDAAATSDPTWGQGMSMALRGARVLRDALAAGDDWEAAGHAYAAEHDRAYAIVHRADGWYADLFMEMSPEADERRARVFPLFVEDPTRVVDVPSSGPDSPCDERARRRFFGEE
- a CDS encoding nuclear transport factor 2 family protein — protein: MECPSCGKASRSGARFCSGCGSSLALRCPACGAEAEAGAQFCDACGARLVAARPADETGARKVVTIVFADLIGSTALHERLDAESTRGVMERYYRTLRAPIEAHGGRVVQLLGDGVLAAFGVPRVAEDDAIRAVRAAVAMQQAFHDLAGEQAGLLGGLRVAINTGEVVVSPDQAEIVGDPINVAARLQQEGGDGDVLIGESTRRLVGELVTLAPLGTFALKGRAERVPAYRVVSLERPAGVAAIPFVGRDDELRRLEAAYDSAVTTPAGRLAVVLGSPGLGKSRLVGEFARRLGDAATVLSASCDAAGGATFAPLARALRAYLRVADGAGTDDVRAAAERAVAGDDAERARIAGGIAALLSDTPAAPEETFFVVRRFLTALATTRPVVLMIDDLHWAEPMLLDLVEHLVQWSGGVPLLVLGAARPELRDVRAQLAVPGGTVSAVVTLTGLDAGAATRLAANVIGADALPAAVAGRVLAASEGNPLFVGELVRMLVDDGTLRREGDRWTVDAELASLEMPPTIHALLAARIERLRPDERVVIERAAVVGRQFSRTAVAHLLPAEAQGDLDARLEALRRSELVEPDTSWFLGEPALRFHHALVRDAAYRRVLKGTRAELHARVAEWILVRAGEAQHDETIGWHLEQAHQNLRELGPLDERGRALGERAARHLAAAGRRALARDDVRVAATLLARALDRLDGADPARAELALDWCEALLAAGDVDPAESALAELGRFTSGSERLRAWHVCFAGQLAVLTDPTSLHATAEKVAVAAEALSAAGDTAGEAKAHSVHALALQRLGKIGACEAALDRALAAARRAHDRRRANTVLAGAPVAALWGPSPVTRASGRCLDVVRVLRITQGAPAVEAVALRCQAVLEALRGRIDAARRMIGSSRRMLEDLGISNRLLEADVFAGLIDLLEGDAPAAERRLRGAYEGLRENGLAIDAAQAAAYLGRALLAQDRAAEAERISEEGEALAGDDLQAAIAWRGVRAEALARRGERVAAIDLARAAVELAAGTDALLHHANARMALATALRASGRDPEADVEERRAIELWESKGATLLAEQARRRTGNAAPAPPSAESPAPARPIRRRVRTNDAITYAARLEAVMAARDSDALSSLFDEDFEYVDHPAGLETGRDGIIETFARLIQASDSFVFRNEPLAALGDSLGLYRGTISVPGIVLDGLPFGALETEFAVLTQTNGSGRAVRSEVFAADKLGDAIARLYERHAALLPDGPEKTLATSIARTVAAMLGPPDLDRWAAVFAPDVELVDLRNVGFETQRGADAVRRAIGVLFALAEDLTARVDDVLGLRPDALLVSWTMTGTDRASGGTFARSLCLALSFGADGRLTRSEQTDVSRADEALARFVDASGIGSPGRFVHRVRPNLASQVQARLAALFAARDTAALEPFFGDLDEAVDHATGTILDAGGMVVAWRALFEASGAWLRGDTVATLGDRLALVHGWMSFAALAGDNDLLFGAVDREEYVIIETDAAGRLTRLEQNFATNHLADAVARFYQRHADLLPDGPEKTRAAATARTVAAMLQAVPGLLLQFLAPDVEFADHRPLGMEPLRGAEALARVHETQHELAEDLAIRIDEVVALEPDACLLRWTTTGRDRAGGGTFERRLLMLRTFDADGLLARVEWFDPDRDAEALVRFDALVGSPAPCIENAATRCMVRFQRAWEARDWAVASIHAPDFRLVDRRTIVQLDVDREQHLRGLRSMFDVESSRFTLEPIATRDDRLALARARFESAGRSVGPAKSEWLQIVGVDDCGDCSAMVVFDAGDLDAAYGELDRRHAAGEAAIHGRISAVMRSFTEGFARRDWKDLAALFAPDLVVNDRRRLGWQTLRGPRAYVESLRSLVDLAPDTRLRLDHVRVSDRGLLWVGAWQGTRDGGSFETPWIVVSEHDAVGLVHRFDQYDLDQLAVALAHFAALTSAPAGSPLVETVATRSLRRFERAWDTRDWEAIGAALGPSFRQIDRRGHSHVELDRAQHLERTRAVFDLRPSRLTSEVIATRGDRLVLARLRIEATNGAIPPGEAESLGIVEVDEHGDRVALVRFDPDDVDAAYAELRERYATGEGGPWGESHALMHAFGRAVTLRDWTALAALFAPGFEVRDHGPLGRLVLDGAGLVDTMRSLVDDFARDADFRFNHVWAAAGSTFSIVTWRGTRDGGAFESPRVVVAELDARGLVQSFDFYGLDQMGEARARFDELRARVPGDPLAAFARPNEATAARDRLQAAFDARDWAALRAMFAPDAKFHDRRAHVRITLDVEAWVANAKQIAQHDEVHLGRVLVGTAGPRVSLERFTWSSTSDSPAAEFAFGDPSWNATGPFVLEYLGVVESDERGRIAGSVAFDLDDRPAAFREMVRRWIAQDPRAAAVLGPPAELSHAIETGDLHRVRAAIAADVVVTDHRATRLRVIEGADAYVTSIATVHELASKVSVETPFVVALEPHGGVAVVRASGTLRDGGTYENPLLSLATVAGGRVTRLELFEIEEVDAAIARLAALRPDPLRIPPSAATRACDRFAAAFATRDWEVLRAIIAPAAVYEDRRRSFLVAGDRDMMLANFRAIGPGRTRLERTVLATAGDRLVLERRLWTGMEGEFEVESLELTEVDAEGRAVALIVFDPDDRRAAGREMFERYYAGDAGGSPQVALARALNAHDLARLRAVLPADFHFHDHRRTGVGRIGNADDYVASIAALFEQSPDVTFETLYLAAVHERGALAVARMFGTLVDGGAFESVFLRIIMHRGGRVVGAELFELEDMERARARFDELCTAPTGHAGMRIRIRPNAATRASDRWHAAGAARDWKVLGDLYAPDIVYEDRRAGLRTTADRDTLLASNQFTWAEGSFASPATLATAGDRLALRQLDWTRRDPQGRLLSEVELLEVVEVDGHGRVVAVVHFDAADRRAASLEMNERYYRRGPLWFPVALEAVRAMNAHDPARIRATMGDGFVLHDHRRTGVGRIDGADAFVASLAPLFEQAPDLVVETLYTVATGSHGELCMGRMSGTLAAGGGAFESVYLRILVWDGERGAGMELFEPEDLGLARARFEELGRKSRA